Part of the Ruania alba genome is shown below.
CCGGCGACCTGCCGGCTTTGCTGGAGTTCGCCGAACACGCCCGGGAACGAGTCACCGCGCTCACCGCACCGGGTGCTGGCCGAGACGCCCTCGTCGCTGAGCTGGACGAGGTGGCCGCTGAGGAGGGCGAGGCTGCCGCTGCCGTCACCGACGGCCGCCGACGGGCTGCCCGCGAGATGGCCGAGGCGGTCGACGTCGAGCTCGCCGGGCTGGCCATGCCCGGAGCGCATCTGAGCGTCGGCCTGCACGAGCGTACCGAGCTCGGTCCGTGGGGTGCGGAGGACGTCGAGCTGCTGCTGGCCCCGCACCCGGGCGCACCACCGCGGCCCCTGGCCAAGGGCGCCTCCGGCGGTGAGCTCTCCCGGGTGATGCTCGCCCTCGAGGTCGCCATGGCCCGGCAGTTGGCGAGCACCACCGACGGTCGGCTCCCGACCTTCGTCTTCGACGAGGTGGACGCCGGGGTGGGCGGGCAGGCCGCCGTCGAGGTGGGACGGCGACTCGCCGAGCTCGCCCGACACACCCAGGTGATTGTGGTCACACACCTCGCCCAGGTTGCCGCCTTTGCCGATCGTCATCTCGTGGTCATGAAGACGTCAGCAGCGCATCAGGGCGGGGTCACCAACAGCGACATCCGGAAGGTGGAGGGCCCGGACCGGGAGTCGGAACTGGCCCGGATGCTCTCAGGCGATCCCACCTCGCACACTGCTTTGCGGCATGCCGCCGAGCTTCTCGAACGGCCAGTCGTGGGACGATGAGCGCGATGGTCTCTCTCTTGCGGCGACAACCACGGGACTCCGGCGCGTCCGACGACGCGCTCGTGCCGGTCCGTGTCGACCCGCGCACCAAGTCGCTCACGAAGCGACTGCGTCCGGACGAGATCGCCGTGATCGACCACGTGGACCTGGACCGCGTCTCCGCCGAGGCGCTCGTCGAGTGCCGACCGGCTGCCGTGCTCAACGCCGCCCCGTCGACCTCCGGTCGGTACCCGAACCTCGGCCCGCAGATCCTCGTCGAGGCAGGTGTCCCGCTGGTCGATGATCTCGGCCCCGATCTGATGCAGCTGCGTGAAGGCGCACGGGTACGCATCGAGGACGGCATCGTCTACGGCGAAGACGGTGCGGTGGTCGCCGAAGGCACCGTGCAGAGCGAGGACTCCGTGGCCGAGGCCATGGAAGAGGCCAAGGCAGGGCTCTCGGTCCAGCTCGAGGCGTTCGCTGCGAACACGATGGACTACATGAAACGCGAGCGGGAGCTACTCCTGGACGGCGTCGGTGTTCCGCGGGTTCGGACCGAGTTCGAGGGCCGGCACGTGCTGATCGTGGTGCGCGGGTACTCCTACAAGGAAGACCTGGCGATGCTTCGCTCCTACGTACGCGAGTACCGTCCGCTGCTGGTCGGCGTCGACGGGGGAGCGGACGCGATCCTGGAGGAAGGGTTGCGCCCCGACATGATCGTCGGGGACATGGACTCCGTCTCCGACAAGGCGCTGCGCAGTGGCGCCGAGATCGTGGTGCACGCCTACCGGGATGGCCGCGCACCGGGCCTGGAACGCGTGGAGCGACTCGGCGTGGAGCACGTCGATTTCCCCGCCACCGGCACCAGCGAGGACGTCGCCATGCTGCTCGCCGACGAGAAGGGAGCCTCCCTGATCGTCGCCGTCGGCACGCACGAGACGCTCGTGGAGTTCCTCGACAAGGGCCGCGCCGGAATGGCGAGCACTTTCCTGACGCGGCTGCGCGTCGGGGGCAAGCTCATCGACGCCAAGGGGGTCTCCCGGTTGTACCGGCACCGGATCTCCAACTGGCAGGTGACCGCCCTGATCCTGGCCGGCCTCGCCGCCCTCGGGGCCGCCGCGGCTGCCACCCCCGCCGGGCAGGCGTTCTTCGGCCTGCTGCTCGCCCGGTTCGACGATCTCTGGTCCTGGCTCCGGGACCTCCTCACCGGGCTCTTCTAGCGCCCGCGACGAGAAAGACGCCCTACGTGATCGACTTTCGCTACCACATCGTCTCCCTGATCTCGGTGTTCCTCGCGCTCGCCGTGGGCATCGTGCTGGGCGCCGGACCGCTGCGCGACTACATCGCCGACGAGCTCTCCGGCCAGGTCGACCAGCTCCGTGAGGAGAAGGACGTGCTGCGTACTGAGCTCGACAGCGCCCAGGCGGCGCTGCAGGACCGCAGCACCTTCCTCACCGAGGCGGCCCCGCAACTGTTCAATGGCGCCCTGGACGGTCGCACCGTGGCCATCGTGGAGCTTCCCGGCTCCGACCCGGACGTCTCCGGTGCGGTGCAGGCGCGCCTGGACCAGGCCGGGGCGACCGTCACCGGCACGATCGCCGTCACCGAGGCGTGGCTGGACCCGGCCGAGGTGGCCTTCAGGTCCGGGATCGCGGAGAACGTGGTCTCCTCGATGAACCCGGCCCCGGGCGACGCAGCCAGTGGTGACCTGGTCCTGGCGCAGGCGCTCGGCCAGGCCCTCACGCTCCGCGACCCGGAGAACCCGCAACAGCAGTCGAACGAGGCAGAGCAGATTCTCGAGCTGCTCAGGTCCAGTGAGCTGATCGGCGAGGGAGCAGCCGTGGACGGCCCCGCCTATGCCACCGTCGTGATTGCCCCGCAAGCCCCGACCGATCCGCTCACCGACGCGCAGGTGGAGGAACTCACCGCCGTCAACGATGCCAGCATCACGCTGGCCGAAGGGCTCGCCGAGACCGGTGAGGGCTCGCTCATCGCCGGAACCGACGGCGGCGCGGGCACTCTCCTCACGGCCTTGCGGGCCAACAGCGAGGCGGCTGACCGGGTCACCTCCGTCGACGCCGTAGGCACCATCACCGGCCAGGTCACCGTGCCGCTCGCACTCGCGGCCGAGATCGCCGACGACGGAGGCCACTTCGGTCTGTCCGAATCTGCCAACGCCGTGGTCCCGGACCGTCACGAGCTCCCCGCACCCGCCCCGGCCGAGTTCGCTCCCGGACCAGTGGAGACCGACGGATGAGCAGCCTCCGATGAGGCGCCCAGCGGTCATCGCTGCGGGCGCTGCAGCAGCAACCGTGGCGCTGCTGGTGCTCCGCCGGCTCCCTCCCGGTCGTGCTGAACGGTGGGAGCGCACGAACTATCGGCGTCGCACTGTCAGCCTCCTCGGTGGCCTTGCCACCGCCGGGTCCACCGTGGTCACCGGAGCCGTCGGCGCCGCGCTCAGCGGTTCCGCTCCCGGATCGGCCGCGGTCGGCACTGCTGTGGTGACCGCAACCGCGGGCGGTCTCGGCGCCGTCGATGATCTGGACCCCGATCCGGCGGCGGCGCGCGGGTTCCGTGGCCACCTCCGGGCGCTCGCGCAGGGACAACTGACCACAGGCGGACTGAAGCTGCTCGGGATCTCGGGCTCCGCCGTCGTGGCAGCCCTCCTCTTGGGCGCGGGGCGACGTGACGCCACCGGCCCGCCGCTGCCCTGGCGGGTGCTCGACGTGCTCACCAGCGGTGCCCTGATCGCCGGTACCGCCAACCTGGTGAACCTTTTCGACCTGCGCCCCGGCCGCGGGCTCAAGGCGACCGTCCTGATCGCGGCGCCGCTGACCGCAGTCGGGGGCCGGACGGGCACTCTCGCTGCTGCCGCCACCGGCGTCGTGGCAGGCGCCTGGCGCACCGATCTGGCCGAGGAGACCATGCTGGGCGACACCGGTGCGAACGCCCTGGGCGCTCTCGTCGGATGCGCACTCGCTGCTCATCCCCGCGCCGCCGTGCGGGCCGGTGCGTTGGGCGTCGTGGTGACGCTCGTGGCCGCGAGCGAGAAGGTGAGTTTCTCCGCCGTCATCGCCGACACTCCCGTGCTGCGGGAGATCGATGCCTGGGGTCGTCTGCCGTGAGGCTGCGCCGCCTGCTCGGTCCGGTGGCCGGGGCGGCGACCATGATCGCTGCCCTGACCATCGTTTCCCGGGTGCTCGGGTTCGGGCGCTGGCTGGTGCAGGCCGAGACCGTCGGCTCCGGTGCGGTCGGCGATGCCTACGCCTCGGCGAACCTGGTGCCCAACGTGCTCTACGAGGTGGTCGCCGGCGGCGCCCTGGCCGGTGCTGTCATCCCCCTGCTCGCGGGACCGATCGCCCGTGCGGCGGCAGCCGACGTGGACCGGATCTCCTCGGCACTGCTCACCTGGGCGATCATCGGGTTGCTTCCCGTGGCTGTGGCGTTGAGCGTCCTCGCTCGACCGCTCGCCGCCATGCTGCCGGAGGCGGCGGGGGCCGATCCCGGGGCGCAACTGGAGGCGACGACCCGATTCCTGCAGATCTTCGCTCCCCAGGTGGTGCTCTACGGCATTGGTGTGGTGCTCACCGGGGTGCTACAGGCGCATCGCAGATTCCTGGCACCGGTGCTCGCTCCGATCGCCTCTACCGCCGTGGTGATCGTGAGCTATCTGGTGTTCGGCGCGCTCGCGGACGGTCTCACGAGCCAGCCCGGTGAACTCTCCGACGCTGCGTTCGCGTGGCTGGCATGGGGAACGACCGCGGGAGTGGCCGCGCTCTCGTTGCCGCTGCTGGTGCCCGTGCGGCGGTGCGGGGTGCGGCTGCGCCCGATGCTGCGATTTCCTCCCGGTGTCGCCTCTCGAGCGCGCTCCCTGGCCCTGGCGGGCCTGGGGTCGTTGCTGGCCCAGCAGGCGTCCGTGGTGGCGGTGCTGTGGGCCTCTCGTGCTGGCGGTAGCGCAGGCACCATCGTGGTGTTCCAGTGGGCGCAAGCGGTGTACCTGCTTCCGTACGCGGTGCTCGCGGTACCCGTCGCCACAGCCGTGTTCCCTCGTCTGGCGGAGCTCGCCAGCA
Proteins encoded:
- the murJ gene encoding murein biosynthesis integral membrane protein MurJ, whose product is MRLRRLLGPVAGAATMIAALTIVSRVLGFGRWLVQAETVGSGAVGDAYASANLVPNVLYEVVAGGALAGAVIPLLAGPIARAAAADVDRISSALLTWAIIGLLPVAVALSVLARPLAAMLPEAAGADPGAQLEATTRFLQIFAPQVVLYGIGVVLTGVLQAHRRFLAPVLAPIASTAVVIVSYLVFGALADGLTSQPGELSDAAFAWLAWGTTAGVAALSLPLLVPVRRCGVRLRPMLRFPPGVASRARSLALAGLGSLLAQQASVVAVLWASRAGGSAGTIVVFQWAQAVYLLPYAVLAVPVATAVFPRLAELASSDAHLFQRTTWSATRAVLAVAILGTGVLVAVAPAVQQLFARCDGAGQCNDTAGMAQGLTAMAPGVIGLSLIFLISRALYSMDRSRAAVSATALGWLVVTAGALLGVALLAPGGGQGQTTLLVLGLAHTAGMTVAGVALVVLLASAMHTRVPANLLRTCVVAGGGAVVGAFVGRWVTGTILELAGTGAVAAVLAGLLGAMLAVLAVAGAVLLADRGIVRVLRRSRA
- the steA gene encoding putative cytokinetic ring protein SteA; translated protein: MVSLLRRQPRDSGASDDALVPVRVDPRTKSLTKRLRPDEIAVIDHVDLDRVSAEALVECRPAAVLNAAPSTSGRYPNLGPQILVEAGVPLVDDLGPDLMQLREGARVRIEDGIVYGEDGAVVAEGTVQSEDSVAEAMEEAKAGLSVQLEAFAANTMDYMKRERELLLDGVGVPRVRTEFEGRHVLIVVRGYSYKEDLAMLRSYVREYRPLLVGVDGGADAILEEGLRPDMIVGDMDSVSDKALRSGAEIVVHAYRDGRAPGLERVERLGVEHVDFPATGTSEDVAMLLADEKGASLIVAVGTHETLVEFLDKGRAGMASTFLTRLRVGGKLIDAKGVSRLYRHRISNWQVTALILAGLAALGAAAAATPAGQAFFGLLLARFDDLWSWLRDLLTGLF
- a CDS encoding copper transporter → MIDFRYHIVSLISVFLALAVGIVLGAGPLRDYIADELSGQVDQLREEKDVLRTELDSAQAALQDRSTFLTEAAPQLFNGALDGRTVAIVELPGSDPDVSGAVQARLDQAGATVTGTIAVTEAWLDPAEVAFRSGIAENVVSSMNPAPGDAASGDLVLAQALGQALTLRDPENPQQQSNEAEQILELLRSSELIGEGAAVDGPAYATVVIAPQAPTDPLTDAQVEELTAVNDASITLAEGLAETGEGSLIAGTDGGAGTLLTALRANSEAADRVTSVDAVGTITGQVTVPLALAAEIADDGGHFGLSESANAVVPDRHELPAPAPAEFAPGPVETDG